From one Methanobacterium bryantii genomic stretch:
- a CDS encoding 4Fe-4S binding protein → MKIVKEWCMYCGECAGVCPRCLIEVGEATITFDESSCKDCEICVQACPVRALIKEE, encoded by the coding sequence ATGAAGATAGTTAAAGAATGGTGTATGTATTGTGGTGAATGCGCAGGCGTATGCCCAAGATGCCTGATTGAAGTAGGCGAGGCAACCATAACGTTTGATGAAAGTTCATGTAAAGATTGTGAAATATGCGTACAGGCATGCCCAGTGCGTGCTTTAATAAAAGAAGAATAA